One stretch of Comamonas testosteroni DNA includes these proteins:
- a CDS encoding pirin family protein, translating into MMTLRKSQERGYADHGWLKSYHSFSFAGYYDPRHMGFGNLRVINEDRIAPGTGFGSHGHRDMEIISYVLEGALSHKDSMGNETPILPGEVQRMSAGSGVVHSEQNYAKEQTTHFLQIWLLPARTGIEPGYAQKTFSEVQKRGRLCLVASPDGAEGSVPMNADARLYAGLFDGAEAADVALPAGRKTYVHLVRGELDVNGQKLTSGDAALIENEERLRLANGRAAEVLVFDLEP; encoded by the coding sequence ATGATGACTCTGCGCAAATCCCAGGAACGCGGCTACGCCGACCACGGCTGGCTCAAGTCCTATCACAGCTTTTCGTTTGCCGGTTACTACGACCCGCGCCATATGGGTTTCGGCAATCTGCGCGTGATCAACGAAGACAGGATTGCCCCCGGCACGGGCTTTGGCTCGCACGGCCACCGCGACATGGAAATCATCAGCTATGTGCTCGAAGGTGCGCTCTCGCACAAGGACAGCATGGGCAATGAAACCCCCATCCTGCCTGGAGAGGTGCAGCGCATGAGCGCTGGCTCGGGGGTGGTGCACAGCGAGCAGAACTATGCCAAGGAGCAGACCACGCACTTTCTGCAGATCTGGCTGCTGCCCGCTCGGACAGGTATCGAGCCAGGCTATGCCCAGAAGACATTCAGCGAGGTGCAAAAGCGCGGGCGTCTGTGTCTGGTGGCTTCACCCGATGGTGCCGAGGGCTCGGTTCCCATGAACGCGGATGCACGCTTGTATGCCGGTCTGTTCGACGGCGCAGAGGCTGCCGATGTGGCCCTGCCGGCCGGTCGCAAGACCTATGTGCACCTGGTGCGTGGCGAGCTGGACGTGAATGGACAAAAGCTGACAAGCGGCGACGCCGCACTTATTGAAAATGAGGAGCGCCTGCGCCTTGCCAATGGCCGGGCTGCGGAAGTTCTGGTGTTTGACCTGGAACCTTGA